The following proteins are co-located in the Mus caroli chromosome 7, CAROLI_EIJ_v1.1, whole genome shotgun sequence genome:
- the Hddc3 gene encoding guanosine-3',5'-bis(diphosphate) 3'-pyrophosphohydrolase MESH1 isoform X2 produces the protein MGSEAAQLLEAADFAAHKHRQQRRKDPEGTPYINHPIGVARILTHEAGITDLVVLQVRRLVEEVTDDKTLPKLERKRQQVEQAPHSSPGAKLVKLADKLYNLRDLNRCTPTGWSEHRVQEYFEWAAQVVKGLQGTNQQLEEALKQLFEERGLTL, from the exons ATGGGCTCGGAGGCAGCTCAGCTGCTGGAGGCTGCTGACTTCGCCGCTCACAAACACCGACAGCAGCGACGAAAAGATCCTGAAGGGACTCCCTACATCAATCACCCCATCG GTGTAGCCCGGATCCTAACCCATGAGGCTGGAATCACTGATCTTGTGGTGTTACAG GTTCGACGCTTGGTGGAGGAGGTAACAGATGACAAAACTCTGCCCAAACTGGAAAGAAAGCGGCAACAGGTGGAGCAGGCACCACACAGCAGCCCAGGGGCCAAACTGGTGAAGCTGGCAGACAAGCTATACAATCTGAGGGACCTGAATCGCTGCACCCCTACAG GATGGTCAGAACACCGAGTCCAGGAGTACTTCGAGTGGGCAGCCCAGGTGGTAAAAGGGCTTCAAGGGACAAACCAGCAACTGGAAGAGGCACTAAAGCAGCTGTTCGAGGAGCGAGGGCTGACGCTCTGA
- the Hddc3 gene encoding guanosine-3',5'-bis(diphosphate) 3'-pyrophosphohydrolase MESH1 isoform X1 translates to MGSEAAQLLEAADFAAHKHRQQRRKDPEGTPYINHPIGVARILTHEAGITDLVVLQAALLHDTVEDTDTTLDEVELHFGAQVRRLVEEVTDDKTLPKLERKRQQVEQAPHSSPGAKLVKLADKLYNLRDLNRCTPTGWSEHRVQEYFEWAAQVVKGLQGTNQQLEEALKQLFEERGLTL, encoded by the exons ATGGGCTCGGAGGCAGCTCAGCTGCTGGAGGCTGCTGACTTCGCCGCTCACAAACACCGACAGCAGCGACGAAAAGATCCTGAAGGGACTCCCTACATCAATCACCCCATCG GTGTAGCCCGGATCCTAACCCATGAGGCTGGAATCACTGATCTTGTGGTGTTACAG GCCGCCCTGCTCCACGACACAGTAGAAGACACAGATACTACCCTGGATGAGGTAGAGCTGCACTTTGGAGCACAGGTTCGACGCTTGGTGGAGGAGGTAACAGATGACAAAACTCTGCCCAAACTGGAAAGAAAGCGGCAACAGGTGGAGCAGGCACCACACAGCAGCCCAGGGGCCAAACTGGTGAAGCTGGCAGACAAGCTATACAATCTGAGGGACCTGAATCGCTGCACCCCTACAG GATGGTCAGAACACCGAGTCCAGGAGTACTTCGAGTGGGCAGCCCAGGTGGTAAAAGGGCTTCAAGGGACAAACCAGCAACTGGAAGAGGCACTAAAGCAGCTGTTCGAGGAGCGAGGGCTGACGCTCTGA